A single window of Caldicellulosiruptor bescii DSM 6725 DNA harbors:
- a CDS encoding ribosomal-processing cysteine protease Prp: MIEATFLKSRKKGYYKIVVKGHSHFAPKGKDIVCSAVSSIVLANVNGCIEILKAEHFLEQKEGYLEFEVLNNSEEVTKGCSLLLQTAYLALKEIESQYPKYVKVEVKEDEVNF; this comes from the coding sequence ATGATTGAAGCTACTTTTTTAAAATCACGAAAGAAAGGGTATTATAAAATAGTTGTCAAAGGGCACAGCCATTTTGCCCCAAAAGGTAAAGACATAGTTTGCAGTGCAGTCTCTTCAATAGTACTTGCAAATGTAAATGGCTGCATTGAGATATTGAAAGCTGAGCACTTTTTAGAACAAAAAGAAGGATATTTGGAATTTGAAGTGCTAAATAACAGTGAAGAAGTAACAAAAGGCTGTTCGCTTCTTCTTCAAACAGCATATTTAGCTTTAAAAGAGATAGAATCTCAATATCCAAAATATGTTAAAGTGGAGGTGAAAGAAGATGAAGTTAATTTTTGA
- the ruvB gene encoding Holliday junction branch migration DNA helicase RuvB — protein sequence MERLLDNKFSIEDVHEESLRPKTLEEYIGQQKVKEKIKIFIEAAKKRKEPLDHVLLYGPPGLGKTTLANIIANEMGVDIKITSGPAIERAGDLVAILTNIGENNILFIDEIHRLNRTIEEVLYPAMEDKKVDIVIGKGPSAKTIRLTLPPFTLIGATTRAGLLSSPLRDRFGIIERLDYYTVEELSQIVMRSASILKCDIEKEACIEIAKRSRGTPRVANRLLRRLRDYAMVKHTGSITYEVAKSGLEMFEVDEYGLDLVDRNILEAIVYKFGGGPVGLSTIAAAISEDEGTIEDIYEPYLIQEGFLVKTARGRVATQKAISHIAKIKFKLKESGDNR from the coding sequence ATGGAAAGACTGTTGGATAATAAATTTTCTATTGAGGATGTTCATGAGGAGTCACTGCGACCAAAGACACTTGAAGAGTATATAGGCCAGCAAAAGGTGAAAGAAAAGATAAAAATCTTTATTGAAGCTGCCAAAAAAAGAAAAGAACCTCTTGACCATGTACTCTTATATGGTCCGCCTGGTCTTGGGAAAACCACCTTGGCTAACATCATTGCTAATGAAATGGGAGTTGATATAAAAATAACATCTGGTCCTGCAATAGAAAGAGCAGGCGACCTTGTTGCCATTCTTACAAATATTGGTGAAAATAATATTCTGTTTATTGATGAAATTCATAGACTAAACAGAACAATCGAAGAGGTTTTATATCCTGCAATGGAAGACAAAAAGGTTGACATTGTGATTGGCAAAGGTCCGTCCGCAAAAACTATAAGATTGACTTTGCCACCTTTTACACTCATTGGAGCAACAACAAGGGCAGGTCTTTTATCATCACCGCTGAGAGACAGGTTTGGAATAATAGAGAGGCTTGACTATTACACAGTTGAAGAGCTAAGCCAGATTGTTATGAGATCTGCCAGCATTTTAAAGTGCGATATAGAAAAAGAAGCATGCATAGAGATTGCAAAGCGCTCAAGAGGAACTCCAAGGGTTGCAAACAGACTACTTAGAAGACTTAGAGATTATGCTATGGTAAAGCACACAGGAAGTATAACATATGAGGTTGCAAAAAGTGGTCTTGAGATGTTTGAGGTGGACGAATATGGACTTGACCTTGTTGACAGAAACATTTTAGAAGCGATAGTTTACAAGTTTGGTGGAGGACCTGTTGGACTTTCTACAATTGCAGCTGCTATTAGCGAAGATGAAGGAACAATCGAAGATATTTATGAACCTTATTTGATTCAGGAAGGTTTTTTGGTAAAGACTGCGCGAGGAAGAGTTGCAACTCAAAAAGCTATAAGTCATATAGCAAAGATAAAGTTTAAGCTTAAAGAGAGCGGTGATAACAGATGA
- a CDS encoding GNAT family N-acetyltransferase yields the protein MEFVVRRATYDDVKAIKEITKEAFTKYCELAGIDPAKNAAVNETEEDIKRDIDTKEVYVAFMDGIIVGTIRVEIFPDKTAYISRFGVRLNYQNNGVGKALMKVVDERLKELGVKKVYLHTASKVRDLVRFYYARGFYIVSTSNENGYIRALLCKEYDEEN from the coding sequence ATGGAATTTGTGGTTCGAAGAGCAACTTATGATGATGTAAAGGCTATAAAAGAAATAACAAAAGAGGCGTTTACAAAGTATTGTGAGCTTGCAGGTATTGACCCTGCCAAAAATGCGGCTGTGAATGAGACTGAAGAGGATATAAAAAGGGATATTGATACAAAAGAGGTTTATGTTGCTTTTATGGATGGAATAATTGTGGGCACAATCAGGGTTGAAATCTTTCCTGACAAAACAGCATATATTAGCCGTTTTGGTGTAAGGCTCAACTATCAAAACAATGGCGTTGGCAAGGCACTTATGAAAGTTGTTGATGAGAGACTCAAAGAGCTTGGGGTCAAAAAGGTTTATCTTCACACTGCATCTAAGGTAAGAGATCTGGTTCGATTCTACTATGCAAGGGGTTTTTATATTGTATCAACATCAAATGAAAATGGGTACATCAGAGCACTTCTGTGTAAAGAGTATGATGAAGAAAATTAA
- the rplU gene encoding 50S ribosomal protein L21, producing the protein MYAIIETGGKQYKVQEGDVLKVEKLKADVDSVVKIDKVLAISSDDGFVVGKPYVDGAYVEAKVLEHAKDKKIIVFTYKSKTGYHRKLGHRQWYTKIQITKIAK; encoded by the coding sequence ATGTATGCAATAATTGAAACAGGTGGAAAGCAATATAAGGTGCAGGAAGGCGATGTTTTAAAGGTTGAAAAATTAAAAGCTGATGTTGACTCTGTGGTAAAGATTGACAAGGTGCTGGCAATTTCGTCCGACGATGGGTTTGTTGTTGGAAAGCCATATGTAGATGGTGCATATGTTGAAGCGAAGGTTTTAGAACATGCAAAAGATAAGAAAATCATAGTATTTACTTACAAATCAAAAACAGGTTATCACAGAAAGCTTGGACATCGCCAGTGGTATACAAAGATTCAGATAACAAAAATAGCAAAGTAA
- a CDS encoding O-acetylhomoserine aminocarboxypropyltransferase/cysteine synthase family protein: MEERKYGFDTLQLHAGQFVDRETKSRAVPIYQTTSYIFETPEEAADLFALKKAGNIYTRIGNPTTDVLEKRIAALDGGVGAVATSSGQAAITYAILNIARSGDEVVAASTLYGGTYALFAHTLRKLGITVKFVNPDYPEEFEKAITDKTKAIFVETLGNPNINIPDFEAIAEIAHKHGIPFIVDNTFATPYLFRPIEHGADIVVYSMTKFLGGHGTSIAGIVVDSGKFEWNEKFPDLIQPDPSYHGLIYTKEFGNAAYIAKLRLTLLRDIGACLSPFNSFLILLGVETLSLRMQKHVDNAMKLAKFLNDHPKVEWVNYPALEGNKYYELYKKYLPKGPGAIFTFGPKGGYDAAKKIINNVKLFSHLANVGDAKSLIIHPASTTHQQLTEEEQRAAGVLPEMIRLSVGIEDIEDLIYDIESALNKV, encoded by the coding sequence ATGGAAGAAAGAAAATACGGTTTTGATACTCTTCAACTTCATGCAGGGCAGTTTGTTGACAGAGAGACAAAATCAAGAGCTGTTCCAATTTACCAGACAACCTCTTACATTTTCGAAACACCTGAAGAGGCAGCAGATTTGTTTGCACTCAAAAAAGCGGGAAATATCTATACAAGAATAGGAAATCCGACAACAGATGTTTTAGAAAAAAGGATTGCAGCACTGGACGGTGGGGTTGGGGCTGTTGCAACCTCTTCAGGGCAGGCTGCTATCACTTATGCCATTTTAAATATCGCAAGAAGCGGTGATGAGGTTGTTGCAGCATCCACTTTATACGGCGGAACATACGCCCTTTTTGCTCACACATTAAGAAAGCTTGGCATCACAGTAAAATTTGTAAATCCTGATTATCCAGAAGAGTTCGAAAAGGCAATCACAGACAAGACAAAGGCTATATTTGTAGAAACTCTTGGAAATCCCAATATAAACATACCTGATTTTGAAGCGATAGCTGAAATTGCCCACAAGCATGGGATTCCATTTATTGTTGACAACACGTTTGCAACCCCGTATCTATTTCGTCCTATTGAACATGGGGCAGACATTGTTGTGTATTCAATGACAAAGTTTTTGGGCGGGCATGGAACATCAATTGCAGGGATTGTTGTTGACTCTGGCAAGTTTGAGTGGAACGAAAAATTCCCAGATTTGATTCAGCCAGACCCAAGCTATCATGGACTTATTTACACAAAAGAGTTTGGAAATGCTGCATATATTGCAAAACTAAGACTTACGCTCTTGCGCGACATTGGTGCATGCCTCTCCCCATTTAATTCGTTCTTGATACTTCTTGGTGTTGAGACACTCTCTTTGAGAATGCAAAAACATGTTGACAATGCAATGAAACTTGCCAAGTTTCTAAATGACCATCCAAAGGTTGAGTGGGTGAACTATCCAGCTTTAGAAGGTAACAAGTATTATGAGCTTTACAAGAAGTATCTTCCAAAAGGACCGGGTGCAATCTTCACATTTGGACCAAAAGGTGGCTACGATGCTGCAAAGAAGATTATAAACAATGTAAAGCTCTTTTCACACCTTGCTAATGTTGGCGATGCAAAGTCGCTTATAATTCATCCTGCATCAACAACCCATCAACAGCTAACAGAAGAAGAGCAAAGAGCAGCTGGAGTTTTGCCAGAAATGATTAGACTCTCTGTAGGTATTGAAGATATTGAAGATTTAATATATGATATTGAGAGTGCACTAAATAAAGTGTAA
- the rpmA gene encoding 50S ribosomal protein L27, producing MKLIFDIQLFAHKKAGGSTRNGRDSESKRLGVKRSDGQFVLAGNILVRQRGTKFHPGKNVGRGGDDTLFALVTGYVKFENKRGRKVVSVIPAEEMVAVQ from the coding sequence ATGAAGTTAATTTTTGACATTCAGCTTTTTGCTCACAAGAAAGCTGGTGGTTCAACAAGAAACGGAAGAGATAGCGAATCAAAAAGACTTGGTGTTAAAAGGTCAGATGGTCAGTTTGTTTTGGCAGGAAACATCTTGGTAAGACAGAGAGGGACTAAATTCCACCCAGGCAAAAATGTCGGTCGTGGTGGAGATGACACACTTTTTGCTTTAGTAACAGGATATGTAAAGTTTGAAAACAAGAGAGGAAGAAAAGTTGTGTCTGTTATTCCAGCTGAAGAGATGGTTGCTGTTCAATAA
- the metX gene encoding homoserine O-acetyltransferase MetX produces MEKFEFWEEGYKKFVRFAHNKDFVLESGKTFGPITVAYEVYGEINKEKNNIILITHALTGDSHVAKHSEDDPKPGWWDKFVGPGKMIDTNKYFVICSNVFGGCQGTTGPSSIDPETGKPYGARFPIITIKDMVNVQKKLLEALKIDHILCVVGGSMGGMQALEWAVSYPDFMDGVINIASPLKLNAQSIAFNEVMRRAIMADPNWHGGDYYDKTGPSQGLSIARMLGMITYQSDKLMDKKFNRRMKDPVESFFESFNTEFEVESYLHYQGMKLVQRFDANTYLYLTRAMDLYDLGRTYGSEEEALRRIKAKFLLIAITSDILFPLSQMRYMRDKLLEAGVDLVYKEIESDYGHDSFLVEEEKYRNIISEFLELLYNKEMIR; encoded by the coding sequence TTGGAAAAATTTGAGTTCTGGGAAGAGGGCTACAAAAAATTTGTACGATTTGCTCACAACAAAGATTTTGTGTTAGAAAGTGGAAAAACATTTGGACCAATAACAGTTGCTTATGAAGTCTATGGAGAGATAAATAAAGAAAAAAATAATATCATCCTTATAACCCACGCTCTAACAGGTGATTCTCACGTTGCAAAGCATTCAGAAGATGACCCTAAGCCAGGATGGTGGGACAAGTTTGTTGGCCCTGGCAAGATGATTGACACAAATAAATATTTTGTAATATGTTCAAATGTGTTTGGGGGCTGTCAGGGGACAACAGGTCCTTCTTCTATTGACCCTGAGACAGGAAAACCTTATGGTGCTAGGTTTCCTATAATAACCATAAAAGACATGGTGAATGTTCAGAAAAAGCTTTTAGAAGCTCTAAAGATAGACCATATACTATGTGTTGTTGGCGGTTCCATGGGCGGAATGCAGGCTTTGGAGTGGGCTGTGAGCTACCCGGATTTTATGGACGGGGTTATAAACATTGCATCGCCGCTCAAACTCAACGCACAGTCCATTGCTTTCAATGAAGTTATGAGAAGGGCTATCATGGCAGACCCAAACTGGCACGGTGGAGACTACTATGACAAGACAGGACCTTCTCAGGGACTTTCAATTGCCAGAATGCTTGGCATGATAACATACCAGTCTGACAAGCTTATGGATAAAAAGTTTAATCGACGAATGAAAGACCCTGTTGAGAGCTTTTTTGAGTCGTTTAACACCGAGTTTGAAGTCGAAAGTTATTTGCACTATCAGGGTATGAAACTTGTTCAGAGGTTTGATGCAAACACATATCTTTATCTTACACGTGCCATGGACCTTTATGATTTGGGAAGGACATATGGCAGTGAAGAGGAGGCTTTAAGACGAATAAAGGCAAAATTTTTGCTCATTGCTATAACATCGGATATACTTTTTCCGCTATCTCAGATGAGATATATGAGAGACAAGCTTTTAGAAGCTGGGGTTGACCTTGTTTACAAAGAAATTGAGTCTGATTATGGTCACGACTCTTTTTTGGTTGAAGAGGAAAAATACAGGAATATTATATC
- a CDS encoding epoxyqueuosine reductase QueH, translated as MRLLMHTCCGPCSVYPLEKLSEEGHEVFGLFFNPNIHPYTEFKNRLDSAKLFYEMKGKTLIVIDEYPLEEFLRNCAFRENARCIYCYSVRLERTALVAKKSGFDAFTTSLLVSPYQKHELIKELGEAISKKYEIEFYYRDFREGFREGRQKAREMGLYMQKYCGCIYSEKERFYKETK; from the coding sequence ATGAGGTTACTTATGCACACATGCTGTGGACCTTGCAGTGTGTATCCTTTGGAGAAGCTAAGTGAAGAAGGGCATGAAGTTTTTGGGCTTTTTTTCAATCCCAACATTCATCCTTATACAGAATTTAAAAACAGATTGGATTCTGCAAAACTTTTTTATGAAATGAAAGGTAAAACACTTATTGTGATAGATGAATATCCCTTGGAAGAGTTTTTGCGAAACTGTGCTTTTAGAGAAAATGCAAGGTGTATTTATTGTTATTCTGTAAGATTAGAAAGAACTGCCTTGGTTGCGAAAAAAAGTGGGTTTGATGCCTTTACAACCTCTCTTTTGGTAAGTCCTTATCAAAAGCATGAACTTATAAAAGAACTTGGAGAAGCAATTTCAAAAAAGTACGAAATTGAATTTTATTATAGAGATTTCAGGGAAGGATTTAGAGAAGGAAGGCAAAAAGCAAGAGAGATGGGACTTTATATGCAAAAGTATTGCGGCTGTATTTACAGCGAAAAAGAGAGGTTTTACAAGGAAACAAAATAA
- the ruvC gene encoding crossover junction endodeoxyribonuclease RuvC: MRVLGIDPGIALTGYGIIESKNGSEFKVIDYGRIETSSSLKKSMRFLHLYTELCSIISLYQPDVVAIEELFFNKNSKTAITIGEARGVIILTCIQNNLSIYEYTPLQVKQSITGYGRANKTQIQKMVKSLLSLPEIPKPDDVADALAVAMCHILSSSSVLYQEDEI; encoded by the coding sequence TTGCGAGTGCTTGGTATTGACCCTGGAATTGCACTGACTGGTTATGGAATTATAGAGTCTAAAAATGGCTCAGAGTTTAAAGTAATCGACTATGGCAGAATAGAAACTTCAAGCAGTCTCAAAAAGTCGATGAGATTTTTACATCTTTATACTGAGCTTTGTAGCATAATTTCGCTGTACCAGCCTGACGTTGTTGCAATTGAAGAGCTTTTTTTCAACAAAAACTCAAAAACTGCTATCACAATTGGTGAGGCAAGAGGTGTGATTATTCTCACATGTATTCAAAATAACCTGAGCATTTACGAATATACCCCCCTGCAAGTTAAACAATCCATAACTGGATACGGTAGAGCAAATAAAACTCAAATACAGAAAATGGTAAAAAGTTTGCTGAGTCTTCCTGAGATTCCCAAACCAGATGATGTTGCAGATGCTTTGGCTGTTGCAATGTGTCATATACTGTCAAGCTCTTCGGTACTTTATCAGGAGGATGAAATATGA
- the obgE gene encoding GTPase ObgE, whose protein sequence is MFVDIAKIYVKAGDGGDGIVAFRREKYVPAGGPAGGDGGKGGDVIFVADRELNTLLDFKYKRHYKAQNGERGGPNNMHGKDGEDLIIKVPVGTVIKDAETGEIIADLSREGDRAIVAHGGRGGRGNSHFATSTRQVPRFAEVGEKGDELWVILELKVLADVGLIGYPNVGKSTFLSVATNARPEIANYPFTTKYPNLGIVYISEGESFVLADIPGLIEGASEGAGLGHQFLRHVERTKVLIHIVDVSGSEGREPVEDFIKINEELKKYSPELAQKPQIVAANKMDLPDAQAYFELFKEEIEKMGYEVYPVSAATGMGVREVLKRAYELLKQQKAAENVEEDAKPRTFVYYKKKDVKPLTIRKENGVYVVEGTVVEKVARNIVLNDHDSFRYFQNFLNKLGVFDKLREMGIQDGDIVRILDVEFEYYE, encoded by the coding sequence ATGTTTGTGGACATAGCAAAGATTTATGTCAAAGCAGGAGACGGTGGAGATGGCATAGTTGCATTCAGGCGCGAAAAGTATGTTCCAGCAGGAGGTCCTGCAGGAGGAGATGGAGGAAAAGGCGGAGATGTAATTTTTGTTGCTGACAGAGAACTCAACACCCTGCTTGATTTTAAATACAAAAGACATTACAAGGCACAAAATGGCGAGCGTGGTGGACCTAACAATATGCACGGCAAAGACGGTGAGGATTTGATAATAAAGGTTCCTGTTGGAACTGTGATAAAAGATGCTGAAACTGGTGAGATAATTGCTGACCTGTCGAGAGAAGGCGACAGAGCAATTGTTGCGCACGGTGGAAGGGGCGGAAGAGGAAATAGTCACTTTGCAACCTCAACCCGTCAGGTGCCAAGATTTGCTGAGGTTGGGGAAAAAGGTGATGAACTTTGGGTTATATTGGAGCTCAAAGTTTTAGCAGATGTTGGGCTCATCGGCTATCCCAATGTTGGGAAGTCAACCTTCTTGTCTGTTGCAACAAACGCAAGACCTGAGATAGCAAACTATCCATTTACAACAAAGTATCCAAACCTTGGGATTGTATATATTAGCGAGGGTGAAAGTTTTGTTCTTGCCGACATTCCGGGGCTTATTGAAGGAGCAAGCGAAGGAGCAGGTCTTGGGCATCAGTTTTTACGACATGTTGAAAGAACAAAGGTTTTAATTCATATTGTTGATGTGTCTGGAAGTGAGGGAAGAGAACCTGTTGAGGATTTTATAAAAATCAATGAGGAGCTAAAAAAATACAGCCCTGAGCTTGCACAAAAGCCTCAAATTGTTGCAGCAAACAAGATGGACCTTCCTGATGCCCAGGCGTATTTTGAACTTTTCAAAGAAGAGATTGAAAAGATGGGGTATGAAGTGTATCCTGTCTCTGCTGCAACTGGCATGGGTGTAAGGGAGGTTTTAAAAAGGGCTTATGAACTTTTGAAGCAGCAAAAGGCAGCTGAAAACGTCGAAGAGGATGCAAAGCCACGGACGTTTGTGTACTATAAGAAAAAAGATGTAAAGCCGCTGACTATCAGAAAAGAAAATGGTGTATATGTTGTAGAAGGAACAGTTGTAGAGAAGGTTGCAAGAAACATAGTTTTAAATGACCATGACTCATTCAGGTATTTTCAAAATTTCTTAAACAAGCTTGGTGTCTTTGATAAGTTAAGAGAGATGGGGATACAGGATGGCGACATTGTGAGGATACTTGATGTTGAGTTTGAATATTATGAATAA
- the yhbY gene encoding ribosome assembly RNA-binding protein YhbY translates to MLTSKQRAKLRGMANTMDAIIRIGKEGITEGVLKQIDEALTARELIKIALEKNCEIEPKEAIAYICEKLNAEPVQVIGRKIVIYRMSEENPRIQI, encoded by the coding sequence TTGTTAACATCCAAACAAAGAGCAAAACTCAGGGGCATGGCAAATACAATGGATGCAATTATTCGAATTGGAAAGGAAGGGATTACAGAAGGGGTGCTCAAACAAATAGATGAAGCACTCACTGCAAGAGAGCTTATAAAAATTGCGCTTGAGAAGAACTGCGAGATCGAGCCGAAAGAAGCAATAGCTTATATATGCGAAAAACTAAACGCAGAGCCTGTACAGGTGATTGGTAGAAAAATTGTTATTTACAGAATGTCTGAAGAAAATCCAAGAATTCAGATTTAA
- the ruvA gene encoding Holliday junction branch migration protein RuvA, with product MIDSIVGIIQEVFSNYVILNYNNLYIKIFCNSTKFSEFLGKEKRVYVSLKFNENLSELECYGFLTREERELFLKLQKVTGVGSKLALQILSSIDFQELIVEIAKGNVAKLEKVKGIGKKTASRIILELKETLKKEFKVASTSGKEEKTYEKLEEISLALLSLGYDIDEVNQVLSSEDFSELSLEDGIKLALKKLSKI from the coding sequence ATGATAGATTCTATTGTGGGAATAATTCAAGAGGTATTTAGTAATTATGTTATCCTCAATTACAATAACCTATACATAAAAATATTTTGTAATAGCACAAAATTCTCTGAATTTTTAGGCAAAGAAAAAAGAGTGTATGTTAGCCTAAAGTTTAATGAAAATTTATCAGAGCTTGAATGTTATGGTTTTTTGACAAGAGAGGAAAGAGAGCTTTTTTTAAAGCTACAGAAGGTAACCGGTGTTGGCAGCAAATTAGCTCTTCAGATTCTTTCTTCAATAGACTTTCAAGAGCTTATTGTTGAGATTGCAAAGGGAAATGTGGCAAAACTTGAGAAGGTAAAAGGAATTGGAAAAAAAACTGCAAGCAGGATAATTCTTGAGCTCAAAGAGACACTCAAAAAAGAATTCAAAGTGGCTTCTACTTCAGGTAAAGAAGAAAAAACTTACGAAAAACTTGAAGAAATATCTTTAGCACTTTTATCCTTGGGGTATGACATTGATGAAGTCAACCAGGTTCTTTCATCCGAAGATTTTTCTGAACTTTCTTTGGAAGATGGAATAAAACTTGCTTTGAAAAAGTTATCAAAGATTTGA